The genomic segment GGTGAGGGAAATGTCTTCTGCACTGGGTTCCAGGCTGCCGGAGGGGTGATTATGGGCAACGATCAGCCGTGTCGCCCCTTGCTTAATCACTTCGCGGAAAATTTCCCGAGGGTGGGCCAGGGTTTCCGTCGCCGTCCCGATCGTCACAATTTGAGTCCCCAGCAAACGATTTTTCACATCCAGCAACAGCACCGCAAAGTGTTCTTGACTCTGCCACATCAACTGATGGCTCAGGGCAGCGGCGGCCACGGCGGGATCATCGATCAACGTTTTCTCCGGTGGGCGGGATTGGTAAACCCGTTTGCCCAGCTCGATCGCCGCCAGAATGGTGGTTGCTTTGGCAGGGCCAACGCCGTGGATTTGGGTGAGTTCTGGGATATTGACTTGGCGCAGAACGCTGAGGGGATCCTGTTGATGCTGACTCAGCTCCTGCAAAATTAAATGCCCCAGTCCCACAGCGGACAGTTTCCCTGGCCCTTGTCCTGTCCCGAGCAAAATCGCCAATAATTCCGCCGTCGCCAATGTTTGGGAACCATAGGTCATCAAGCGCTCCCGAGGGCGCTCCGTGGCGGGCATGTCAGTGATTCGAAGGGAATAAGTCATGGAGATGCAGGTCGATCGCGCTTCCCTTTAGTAATCCCCAAGCGATTTTAGGTATATCAGAATTGGGCAGAGAAAAAGC from the Alkalinema sp. FACHB-956 genome contains:
- the radC gene encoding DNA repair protein RadC, with product MTYSLRITDMPATERPRERLMTYGSQTLATAELLAILLGTGQGPGKLSAVGLGHLILQELSQHQQDPLSVLRQVNIPELTQIHGVGPAKATTILAAIELGKRVYQSRPPEKTLIDDPAVAAAALSHQLMWQSQEHFAVLLLDVKNRLLGTQIVTIGTATETLAHPREIFREVIKQGATRLIVAHNHPSGSLEPSAEDISLTRQLLKAAQVLSIPLLDHLILGNGDFVSLREQTSLWNEIPQGD